One segment of Rhizobium sp. NXC14 DNA contains the following:
- the folD gene encoding bifunctional methylenetetrahydrofolate dehydrogenase/methenyltetrahydrofolate cyclohydrolase FolD, which yields MVEVIDGKLVAATVIETVKSATAALEKMSGVTTGLAVIIVGDDPASHAYVGSKSRMAKECGFKSVQHTLPADTKQEELAALVATLNADPSIHGILVQLPLPKPLDSEPIIQSILPEKDVDGLSVVNAGKLATGDLKTGLVSCTPAGAMVFVRRTHGEDLSGLNAVVIGRSNLFGKPMAQLLLNANATVTMAHSRTRNLAEACRNADILVAAVGRPEMVKANWVKPGATVIDVGINRVPAPEKGEGKTRLVGDVAFREVSEIASTITPVPGGVGPMTIAMLMANTVIAAHRAAGQVPPKF from the coding sequence ATGGTCGAGGTCATCGACGGCAAACTTGTTGCTGCAACCGTAATCGAGACGGTCAAGAGTGCGACGGCAGCGCTGGAAAAGATGAGCGGCGTCACGACAGGCCTTGCGGTCATCATCGTCGGCGACGATCCGGCAAGCCATGCCTATGTCGGCTCCAAGAGCCGCATGGCCAAGGAATGCGGCTTCAAGTCCGTCCAGCACACGCTGCCGGCGGACACGAAGCAGGAAGAGCTCGCAGCGCTTGTCGCCACGCTTAACGCCGATCCGTCGATCCACGGCATCCTGGTGCAGTTGCCCTTGCCGAAACCGCTCGACAGTGAACCGATCATCCAGTCGATCCTGCCAGAAAAAGATGTCGATGGCCTCAGCGTCGTCAATGCCGGCAAGCTCGCCACCGGCGACCTGAAGACCGGGCTGGTCTCCTGCACGCCGGCCGGCGCCATGGTCTTCGTCCGCCGCACCCATGGCGAGGATCTCTCCGGGCTCAATGCCGTCGTCATCGGCCGTTCCAACCTGTTCGGCAAGCCGATGGCGCAATTGCTGCTCAACGCCAATGCGACGGTGACGATGGCGCACTCCAGAACCAGGAATCTCGCCGAGGCCTGCCGCAACGCCGATATCCTGGTCGCCGCCGTCGGCCGGCCGGAGATGGTCAAGGCCAACTGGGTCAAGCCCGGCGCAACCGTTATCGACGTCGGCATCAATCGCGTCCCGGCTCCTGAGAAAGGCGAGGGCAAGACCCGGCTCGTCGGCGACGTTGCCTTCCGCGAAGTCTCCGAGATCGCCAGCACCATCACGCCGGTTCCAGGCGGTGTCGGGCCGATGACCATCGCCATGCTGATGGCCAACACCGTCATCGCCGCCCACCGGGCCGCAGGGCAGGTGCCGCCAAAGTTTTGA
- a CDS encoding DUF3445 domain-containing protein → MAIAFKQETFRDDFSYRNSPGNIRRFPFPFDRDEYMYSVNMEPHVRGRAGTVYENLIDVDEHYVAEMQDRALVLKEDPLRYQALPHMMSAQWDTLELLMEEQAAGYPDHFTLIRNGDQWRWINRPLGIDDSFTFGDASTLPYEPFEYITRQAQGDFCIVDQRDGNLWMDAGMVTTQADWSLDFDIGMNFMEWHGPVPLAHQIGVFDRALKFLLNLQQGKPTRRFNWTMTINPRLDTSPENYHKWGPDRTTVTPDNVGEKVHLRVELQSLWRLPRSNAILFVIRCYLMNMEELITVPKWARRFPRVLKTLPPELIDYKGLTRYRETTIDWLSKYDDGAPTSPGIYPD, encoded by the coding sequence ATGGCAATCGCCTTCAAGCAAGAAACATTCCGGGATGATTTCAGCTACCGGAACAGCCCCGGGAACATCCGTCGTTTCCCGTTCCCCTTCGACCGCGACGAATACATGTATTCGGTCAACATGGAGCCGCATGTGCGCGGCCGGGCGGGAACCGTCTACGAAAACCTGATCGATGTCGACGAGCATTACGTCGCCGAGATGCAGGATCGGGCGCTGGTGCTGAAGGAAGATCCGTTGCGCTACCAGGCGCTGCCGCACATGATGAGTGCGCAATGGGATACGCTCGAACTTCTGATGGAAGAGCAGGCGGCGGGTTATCCCGACCACTTCACGCTGATCCGCAACGGCGACCAGTGGCGCTGGATCAACCGGCCGCTCGGCATCGACGACAGCTTCACCTTCGGCGATGCCTCGACGCTGCCCTATGAGCCCTTCGAATATATCACCCGCCAGGCCCAGGGCGATTTCTGCATCGTCGATCAGCGCGACGGCAATCTGTGGATGGATGCCGGCATGGTGACGACGCAGGCCGACTGGTCGCTCGATTTCGACATCGGCATGAACTTCATGGAATGGCACGGGCCGGTGCCGCTCGCCCATCAGATCGGCGTCTTCGACCGGGCGCTGAAATTCCTTCTGAACCTTCAGCAGGGCAAGCCAACGCGGCGTTTCAACTGGACGATGACGATCAATCCGCGGCTCGACACCAGCCCGGAGAATTATCACAAATGGGGTCCCGACCGCACGACGGTGACGCCTGACAATGTCGGCGAGAAGGTGCATCTGCGGGTCGAGCTGCAAAGCCTCTGGCGCCTGCCACGCTCCAACGCCATCCTTTTCGTCATCCGCTGCTACCTGATGAACATGGAAGAGCTCATCACTGTGCCTAAATGGGCGCGGCGCTTCCCGCGGGTGCTGAAGACGCTGCCGCCGGAACTCATCGACTATAAGGGCCTCACCCGCTACCGCGAGACCACGATCGACTGGCTTTCCAAATATGACGACGGGGCTCCGACCAGCCCCGGTATTTATCCGGATTGA
- a CDS encoding PDR/VanB family oxidoreductase has protein sequence MSGGTEIPVRVARITPIAERVKRFRFERLDGKPMPYFSGGAHIIVSMNDGGHMRRNAYSLMSPPHDCAAYEISVLHVEDSRGGSTFMHEKVSEGDELKVSYPVNLFQPDWRGRKHLLIAGGIGITPFIAMMEQFSREGAAFELHYAIRTRDRGAYWRELLERYRPHRIKIYCDAEGAAIPLTRLLECQPLGTHLYVCGPSGMIDGVMKAGLDAGWPEQNLHSERFLSSLPGKPFTIELLRSGKTVKVGHHESMLEAIEAAGVDAPFLCRGGACGQCETAVAACEGKLLHNDVYLTSEEKASGSKVMICVSRFEGNTLHLDL, from the coding sequence TTGAGCGGCGGCACTGAAATTCCCGTGCGCGTAGCGCGGATCACTCCGATCGCCGAGCGTGTCAAGCGTTTCCGGTTCGAGCGCCTCGATGGCAAGCCGATGCCGTATTTTTCAGGCGGCGCCCATATCATCGTGTCGATGAACGATGGCGGCCATATGCGCCGCAACGCCTATTCGCTGATGTCTCCGCCGCACGACTGCGCGGCCTACGAAATCAGCGTTCTGCATGTCGAGGATTCACGCGGCGGCTCCACCTTCATGCATGAGAAGGTCAGCGAAGGCGACGAGCTGAAGGTCAGCTATCCGGTCAACCTCTTCCAGCCCGACTGGCGCGGGCGCAAGCATCTTCTGATCGCCGGCGGCATCGGCATTACGCCTTTCATTGCGATGATGGAGCAGTTTTCCCGCGAAGGCGCCGCCTTCGAGCTGCATTACGCCATCCGAACGCGCGACCGCGGCGCCTACTGGCGGGAACTCCTGGAGCGCTATCGTCCGCATCGCATCAAGATCTATTGCGACGCGGAAGGCGCCGCCATCCCGCTGACGCGTCTGCTCGAGTGCCAGCCGCTCGGCACGCATCTCTATGTCTGCGGCCCCTCCGGCATGATCGACGGCGTGATGAAAGCGGGTCTCGACGCCGGCTGGCCGGAGCAGAACCTGCATTCGGAACGGTTTCTTTCCTCTCTGCCCGGGAAGCCCTTCACGATCGAGCTTCTACGCTCCGGCAAGACCGTGAAGGTCGGCCATCACGAAAGCATGCTGGAGGCGATCGAGGCGGCCGGCGTCGATGCCCCCTTCCTCTGTCGCGGCGGCGCCTGCGGTCAATGCGAAACGGCGGTCGCCGCCTGCGAGGGCAAACTGCTGCACAACGACGTCTATCTGACGAGCGAAGAAAAGGCATCCGGCAGCAAGGTGATGATCTGTGTTTCCCGCTTCGAGGGAAACACGCTGCATCTTGATCTCTAA
- a CDS encoding PAS domain-containing protein: MDFQTSILGRMSGFLYRCRADENYTMLEMTNGIERIFGYPADEIIGNRTRTFTSIMYEEDVPLMDEVVGRALEQRTDWTMEYRIRHAKGHLIWVTETGGGIWDEKGELLYLEGSIINIESLYQRIDEQTADMRVTASKTNEILQSLRYLKLLAVNAGIEAARAGTAGSGFAVLAAEMRTLANSSEEAARAISDAQRKAQG; this comes from the coding sequence ATGGATTTCCAAACGAGCATTCTCGGGCGCATGAGCGGTTTTCTTTACCGCTGCCGCGCCGACGAAAACTACACGATGCTAGAGATGACCAACGGCATCGAGCGCATTTTCGGTTACCCCGCCGACGAAATCATCGGCAACAGGACACGGACTTTCACCTCGATCATGTACGAGGAAGACGTGCCTTTGATGGACGAGGTGGTCGGGCGGGCGCTCGAGCAGCGGACGGACTGGACGATGGAATACCGCATCCGCCACGCCAAGGGCCATCTCATCTGGGTGACCGAGACCGGTGGCGGCATCTGGGACGAGAAGGGTGAACTTCTCTATCTCGAGGGCAGCATCATCAATATCGAATCGCTCTATCAGCGAATCGACGAACAGACCGCCGACATGCGCGTCACCGCCTCGAAAACCAACGAGATCCTGCAGTCGCTGCGCTATCTCAAGCTGCTCGCCGTCAATGCTGGCATCGAGGCCGCGCGCGCCGGGACCGCCGGATCGGGCTTTGCGGTGCTTGCCGCCGAGATGCGAACGCTCGCCAACTCCTCGGAAGAGGCCGCACGCGCCATTTCCGACGCCCAACGCAAGGCGCAAGGCTGA
- the glnT gene encoding type III glutamate--ammonia ligase encodes MTLDLAAFARDKGIKYFMISYTDLFGGQRAKLVPAEAIADMQKDGAGFAGFATWLDLTPAHPDLFAIPDASSVIQLPWKKDVAWVAADCVMDERPVEQAPRVVLKRLVAEAAKEGLRVKTGVEPEFFLISADGSVISDQFDTAEKPCYDQQAVMRRYDVIAEICDYMLELGWKPYQNDHEDANGQFEMNWEYDDVLKTADKHSFFKFMVKSVAEKHGLRATFMPKPFKGLTGNGCHAHISVWDVDGRVNAFADREMAFGLSAQGKTFLGGIMKHASALAAITNPTVNSYKRINAPRTTSGATWSPNTVTWTGNNRTHMVRVPGPGRFELRLPDGAVNPYLLQAIIIAAGLDGIRSKADPGQHYDIDMYAEGHLVKDAPRLPLNLLDALRAFDADEGLKAAIGAEFSSAYLKLKHLEWNAYCSHFTQWERDSTLDI; translated from the coding sequence ATGACACTGGACCTTGCTGCTTTTGCGAGAGACAAAGGCATCAAATATTTCATGATCAGCTATACCGACCTGTTCGGCGGCCAACGCGCCAAGCTGGTCCCGGCAGAAGCCATCGCCGACATGCAGAAGGATGGTGCCGGTTTTGCAGGCTTTGCAACCTGGCTCGATCTGACGCCGGCCCATCCGGACCTGTTTGCGATTCCCGATGCTTCCTCCGTCATCCAATTGCCCTGGAAGAAGGACGTTGCATGGGTCGCCGCCGACTGCGTCATGGACGAACGGCCTGTTGAACAGGCGCCGCGTGTCGTGCTGAAAAGACTGGTGGCTGAAGCTGCGAAGGAAGGGCTGCGGGTGAAGACCGGCGTGGAGCCCGAGTTCTTTCTCATCTCTGCTGATGGTTCGGTGATTTCAGACCAGTTCGATACCGCCGAGAAGCCTTGCTACGACCAGCAGGCCGTGATGCGTCGGTACGATGTCATCGCCGAGATCTGCGACTATATGCTGGAACTCGGCTGGAAGCCCTATCAGAACGACCACGAGGATGCGAACGGCCAGTTCGAGATGAACTGGGAATATGACGATGTCCTGAAGACCGCCGACAAGCACTCTTTCTTCAAGTTCATGGTCAAGTCGGTCGCCGAAAAGCACGGCCTTCGCGCTACCTTCATGCCGAAGCCCTTCAAGGGCCTGACCGGAAACGGATGCCATGCGCACATCTCGGTCTGGGACGTCGATGGCAGGGTAAACGCCTTCGCGGACAGGGAAATGGCCTTTGGGCTCTCGGCTCAGGGTAAAACCTTCCTCGGCGGCATCATGAAGCATGCCTCGGCGCTGGCCGCGATCACCAATCCGACGGTCAATTCCTACAAGCGCATCAACGCGCCGCGCACCACCTCGGGCGCCACATGGTCGCCGAACACCGTGACATGGACGGGCAACAACCGCACTCACATGGTGCGCGTGCCGGGACCGGGGCGCTTCGAGCTGCGCCTGCCGGACGGCGCGGTCAATCCATACCTCTTACAGGCGATTATCATCGCGGCCGGCCTCGACGGCATCCGCAGCAAGGCGGACCCCGGCCAGCACTACGATATCGATATGTATGCCGAGGGCCACCTGGTGAAGGACGCGCCGCGCCTGCCGCTCAACCTGCTCGATGCGCTGCGCGCCTTTGATGCCGACGAGGGCTTGAAGGCGGCAATCGGGGCTGAGTTTTCCTCCGCCTATCTCAAGCTCAAGCACCTGGAATGGAATGCCTACTGCTCGCATTTCACCCAGTGGGAACGCGACAGCACGCTCGATATCTGA
- the purU gene encoding formyltetrahydrofolate deformylase, with the protein MKSFILTVSCKSTRGIVAAISSYLADKGCNIIDSSQFDDLDTGRFFMRVSFISEEGLSGSAISADFAAVAAPFEMEYDFHDSESRMKVLLMVSRFGHCLNDLLYRWKIGALPIDIVGVVSNHFDYQKVVVNHDIPFHHIKVTKENKPQAEAQLVDLVEQTGTELIVLARYMQVLSDQLCKQMSGKIINIHHSFLPSFKGANPYKQAYQRGVKLIGATAHYVTADLDEGPIIEQDTARITHAQSPDDYVSIGRDVESQVLARAIHAHIHHRTFINGNRTVVFPASPGSYASERMG; encoded by the coding sequence ATGAAGAGCTTCATACTTACCGTATCCTGCAAGTCGACGCGCGGCATCGTTGCGGCGATTTCGAGCTATCTGGCCGACAAGGGCTGCAACATCATCGACAGCTCGCAGTTCGACGATCTCGATACCGGCAGGTTCTTCATGCGCGTCAGCTTCATTTCCGAGGAAGGACTTTCCGGTTCCGCGATCAGCGCCGATTTTGCCGCCGTCGCCGCGCCCTTCGAGATGGAATACGACTTCCACGACAGCGAGAGCCGCATGAAGGTGCTGTTGATGGTGTCACGCTTCGGCCATTGCCTCAACGACCTGCTCTACCGCTGGAAGATCGGCGCCCTGCCGATCGACATCGTCGGCGTCGTCTCCAACCATTTCGATTATCAGAAGGTTGTGGTCAATCATGACATCCCCTTCCACCACATCAAGGTGACGAAGGAGAACAAGCCGCAGGCCGAAGCACAGCTCGTCGACCTCGTCGAGCAGACCGGCACCGAACTGATCGTGCTTGCCCGCTACATGCAGGTCCTCTCCGACCAGCTCTGCAAGCAGATGTCGGGCAAGATCATCAACATCCACCACTCCTTCCTGCCGAGCTTCAAGGGCGCCAACCCTTACAAGCAGGCCTACCAGCGCGGCGTCAAGCTGATCGGCGCAACCGCCCATTACGTCACCGCCGACCTCGACGAAGGCCCGATCATCGAGCAGGACACCGCCCGCATCACCCATGCGCAGTCGCCCGACGACTATGTCTCGATCGGCCGCGACGTCGAAAGCCAGGTGCTGGCGCGCGCCATCCACGCCCATATCCATCACCGCACCTTCATCAACGGCAATCGCACCGTCGTCTTCCCGGCCAGCCCCGGAAGCTACGCCTCAGAACGCATGGGCTGA
- a CDS encoding FMN-binding glutamate synthase family protein — MSYHNPYTPPRKSATFDDYTLAEIRRAAATGIYDIRGAGTKRKVPHFDDLLFLGASISRYPLEGYREKCDTTVVLGSRFAKKPITLMTPITIAGMSFGALSGNAKEALGRGATIAGTSTTTGDGGMTDEERGHSQTLVYQYLPSRYGMNPKDLRRADAIEVVVGQGAKPGGGGMLLGQKISDRVANMRNLPKGIDQRSACRHPDWTGPDDLEIKIMELREITDWEKPIYVKVGGARPYYDTALAVKAGADVVVLDGMQGGTAATQDVFIENVGMPTLACIRPAVQALQDLGMHRKVQLIISGGIRSGADVAKALALGADAVAIGTAALVAIGDNDPRWEEEYQKLGTTAGAYDDWHEGKDPAGITTQDPELAKRLDPVAAGRRLANYLKVMTLEAQTIARACGKNHLHNLEPEDLVALTIEASAMAQVPLAGTNWIPGKGGF; from the coding sequence ATGAGCTATCACAACCCCTATACCCCGCCACGCAAGTCCGCGACTTTCGACGATTATACGCTCGCCGAAATCCGCCGCGCGGCCGCCACCGGCATCTATGACATCCGCGGCGCCGGCACCAAGCGCAAGGTTCCGCATTTCGACGATCTGCTGTTCCTCGGCGCCTCGATCTCACGCTATCCGCTCGAAGGCTACCGAGAGAAGTGCGATACGACGGTGGTGCTCGGCTCCCGCTTCGCCAAGAAGCCGATCACGCTCATGACGCCGATTACCATCGCCGGCATGAGTTTCGGTGCGCTTTCCGGCAACGCCAAGGAAGCGCTCGGCCGGGGTGCGACGATCGCGGGCACGTCGACCACGACAGGCGATGGCGGCATGACGGATGAGGAACGCGGGCATTCGCAGACTCTGGTCTATCAATATCTGCCGTCGCGCTATGGCATGAACCCGAAGGACCTGCGCCGCGCCGACGCGATCGAAGTCGTCGTCGGTCAGGGCGCCAAGCCCGGCGGCGGCGGCATGCTGCTCGGCCAGAAGATCTCCGACCGCGTCGCCAATATGCGCAACCTGCCGAAGGGCATCGACCAGCGCTCGGCCTGCCGCCATCCCGACTGGACAGGCCCCGACGATCTGGAAATCAAGATCATGGAGTTGCGCGAGATCACTGACTGGGAAAAGCCGATCTACGTCAAAGTCGGCGGAGCGCGTCCATACTACGACACCGCTCTTGCCGTGAAGGCTGGCGCCGACGTCGTGGTGCTCGACGGCATGCAGGGCGGCACGGCGGCGACCCAGGACGTCTTCATCGAGAATGTCGGCATGCCGACGCTCGCCTGCATTCGTCCGGCCGTCCAGGCGCTGCAGGATCTCGGCATGCACCGAAAGGTGCAGCTGATCATCTCGGGCGGTATCCGCTCGGGCGCCGACGTGGCGAAGGCGCTGGCGCTCGGCGCCGACGCGGTCGCGATCGGAACGGCGGCGCTCGTCGCCATCGGCGACAACGATCCGCGCTGGGAAGAGGAATATCAGAAGCTAGGAACGACGGCCGGCGCCTATGACGATTGGCATGAAGGCAAGGATCCGGCGGGCATCACCACACAGGACCCGGAGCTGGCAAAACGCCTCGACCCGGTTGCGGCCGGGCGCCGCCTCGCCAACTACCTCAAGGTCATGACGCTCGAAGCTCAGACGATCGCACGCGCCTGCGGTAAGAACCACCTGCACAATCTCGAACCGGAAGACCTCGTCGCACTGACAATCGAGGCATCGGCCATGGCGCAGGTGCCGCTCGCCGGCACCAACTGGATCCCCGGCAAGGGAGGCTTCTGA
- a CDS encoding aminomethyltransferase family protein, producing MALSWRFSALADRHRALGSKLEDWSGMGTAWTYEKDMSEEHVAVRTKAGIMDVSGLKKVHLVGPHAIAVLDYITTRDLTKIYPGRSVYATMLNDRGHFTDDCIVYRTGPNSWMLVHGSGSGHEEVVKQAAGRNCAVLFDDDLHDLSLQGPLAVDYLAKYVPGIRELKYFHHMQTTLFGAPVMISRTGYTGERGYEIFVRGQDAVMVWDRIISEGKEMGIIPCCFSVLDMLRVESYLLFYPYDNSQMYPFADQPPGDSLWELGLDFTVSPGKTGFRGAEEHARLKGKERFKIFGMLIDADGPADLGDEVFADGKKVGVITCPSYSSLTKQSMAIARLDVDKAVHGTKLEVRGKTVKASATAHTLPFDDPDKKKRTAVG from the coding sequence ATGGCTCTATCATGGCGTTTCTCCGCCTTGGCGGATCGGCATCGCGCTCTGGGATCGAAGCTCGAAGACTGGAGCGGTATGGGAACCGCCTGGACCTACGAGAAGGACATGTCGGAAGAGCATGTCGCGGTCCGCACCAAGGCCGGCATCATGGATGTCTCGGGGCTGAAGAAGGTGCATCTGGTCGGCCCGCACGCCATCGCCGTCCTCGACTACATCACGACCCGCGACCTGACGAAGATCTATCCCGGCCGCTCGGTTTACGCGACCATGCTGAACGACCGCGGCCACTTTACCGACGATTGCATCGTCTATCGCACCGGCCCGAATTCCTGGATGCTCGTGCATGGATCCGGCTCCGGTCACGAGGAAGTCGTCAAGCAGGCGGCGGGCCGCAATTGCGCGGTACTCTTCGACGACGACCTGCATGACCTGTCGCTTCAGGGTCCGCTTGCGGTCGACTACCTCGCCAAATATGTGCCCGGCATCCGCGAGCTCAAATATTTCCACCACATGCAGACGACGCTGTTCGGCGCGCCCGTGATGATTTCGCGCACCGGCTATACCGGCGAGCGCGGTTACGAGATCTTCGTGCGCGGCCAGGACGCCGTCATGGTCTGGGACAGGATCATCTCGGAAGGCAAGGAGATGGGCATCATCCCCTGCTGCTTCTCGGTCCTCGACATGCTGCGCGTCGAAAGCTACCTGCTGTTCTATCCCTACGACAATTCGCAGATGTATCCCTTCGCCGACCAGCCGCCCGGCGACAGTCTCTGGGAACTCGGCCTCGACTTCACCGTCAGCCCCGGCAAGACGGGATTCCGCGGCGCCGAGGAACATGCGCGTCTCAAGGGCAAGGAGCGTTTCAAGATCTTCGGCATGCTGATCGACGCCGACGGACCGGCCGATCTCGGCGACGAGGTCTTTGCCGACGGCAAGAAGGTCGGCGTCATCACCTGCCCGAGCTATTCGTCGCTGACGAAACAATCCATGGCGATCGCCCGTCTCGACGTTGACAAGGCGGTGCATGGGACGAAACTCGAAGTCCGCGGCAAGACCGTGAAGGCAAGCGCCACCGCCCACACGCTTCCCTTCGACGATCCGGACAAGAAGAAGAGGACTGCCGTGGGTTAA
- a CDS encoding dimethylamine monooxygenase subunit DmmA family protein, whose translation MLIAGIKSRPVYKGLTIQPRARRHIFALEGEGAKALLDQQPALDETALSRSEILYVARGSQGSGLGETLRGLGADMFFTAPTIATLLFRLKGSLGTAHMGTRLYISGTEGFIGQAMLVALDYGMDHASIVTEHRGSLARRVQCVHCKGITDDVTTSPFACSHCGLTLLVRDHYSRRLAAFQGVNIDAEEPGSAPQPEELFL comes from the coding sequence ATGCTCATTGCAGGCATCAAGAGCCGACCAGTCTACAAGGGCCTGACCATCCAGCCGCGCGCCCGGCGGCACATTTTCGCACTCGAAGGGGAGGGCGCCAAGGCTCTCCTCGACCAGCAGCCGGCGCTTGACGAAACGGCGCTTTCCCGCAGCGAGATCCTCTATGTCGCCCGCGGCTCTCAAGGGTCCGGCCTGGGCGAGACGCTGCGCGGCCTCGGCGCCGACATGTTCTTCACCGCGCCGACGATCGCAACGCTGCTCTTCCGGCTGAAGGGCTCGCTTGGGACGGCCCATATGGGCACCCGGCTTTATATCTCCGGGACGGAAGGCTTCATCGGCCAGGCGATGCTCGTGGCGCTTGATTACGGCATGGACCACGCCTCCATCGTCACCGAGCATCGCGGCTCGCTGGCCAGGCGGGTACAATGCGTCCATTGCAAGGGCATCACGGACGACGTCACCACCAGCCCCTTCGCCTGCAGCCATTGCGGGCTGACGCTTCTCGTCCGCGATCACTATTCGCGGCGGCTCGCCGCATTCCAGGGCGTCAACATCGACGCTGAAGAGCCAGGCAGCGCGCCTCAGCCAGAGGAGTTGTTCCTTTGA
- a CDS encoding NAD(P)/FAD-dependent oxidoreductase, translating into MTRVAVIGAGPSGLAQLRAFQSAAQKGAEIPEIVCFEKQSDWGGLWNYTWRTGLDEYGEPVHGSMYRYLWSNGPKECLEFADYSFEEHFGKPIASYPPRAVLWDYIKGRVEKANVRHWVRFSTPVRMVRFDEATKKFTVTAHNRIEDRMYDEEFDYVVVASGHFSTPNVPYFEGVKTFNGRVLHAHDFRDALEFKGKDILIVGRSYSAEDIGSQCWKYGAKSVTTSYRSKPMGFKWPENFEERPLLTKLENRTAHFLDGSSKEVDALILCTGYQHHFPFLPDDLRLKTANRLWADSLYKGVIFDKNPQLFYIGMQDQFYTFNMFDVQAWWARDVMMGRITLPPEEELKANFDMWRAREETLEDAEQMIWYQGDYVKELLAETDYPSFDIEGTNRTFMEWEHHKAHNIMGFRDHAYRSLMTGNMSPKHHTPWVEALDDSMEEYLRN; encoded by the coding sequence ATGACAAGAGTAGCCGTGATCGGTGCCGGTCCTTCCGGGCTTGCGCAGCTGCGCGCCTTTCAATCGGCTGCCCAGAAGGGCGCCGAAATCCCGGAGATTGTCTGCTTCGAAAAGCAGTCGGACTGGGGCGGGCTCTGGAACTATACCTGGCGCACCGGCCTCGACGAATATGGCGAACCGGTCCATGGCAGCATGTATCGCTATCTCTGGTCGAACGGCCCGAAGGAATGCCTCGAATTCGCCGACTATTCCTTCGAGGAGCATTTCGGCAAACCGATCGCCTCCTATCCGCCTCGCGCCGTGCTCTGGGACTATATCAAGGGCCGCGTCGAGAAGGCGAATGTCCGTCACTGGGTGCGCTTCAGCACGCCGGTGCGCATGGTCCGCTTCGATGAGGCCACGAAGAAATTCACGGTGACGGCGCATAACCGCATCGAAGACCGGATGTATGACGAGGAATTCGACTATGTCGTCGTTGCATCAGGCCATTTCTCGACCCCGAACGTGCCTTATTTCGAGGGCGTCAAGACCTTCAACGGCCGCGTCCTGCACGCTCATGATTTCCGCGACGCACTCGAGTTCAAGGGCAAGGACATCCTGATCGTCGGCCGCAGTTATTCGGCGGAAGACATCGGTTCGCAGTGCTGGAAATACGGCGCGAAATCGGTGACGACGAGCTACCGCTCGAAGCCGATGGGCTTCAAATGGCCGGAGAATTTCGAAGAACGGCCGCTGCTGACCAAGCTCGAAAACCGCACCGCGCATTTCCTCGACGGGTCGAGTAAGGAAGTCGACGCCCTGATCCTCTGCACCGGATACCAGCACCATTTCCCCTTCCTGCCCGACGACCTCCGGCTGAAGACGGCCAACCGCCTGTGGGCCGACAGCCTCTACAAGGGCGTGATCTTCGACAAGAACCCGCAGCTCTTCTATATCGGCATGCAGGACCAGTTCTATACTTTCAACATGTTCGACGTTCAGGCCTGGTGGGCGCGCGACGTGATGATGGGCCGCATCACCCTGCCGCCGGAAGAGGAACTGAAGGCGAATTTCGACATGTGGCGCGCCCGCGAGGAGACGCTCGAAGATGCCGAGCAGATGATCTGGTATCAGGGCGACTACGTGAAGGAACTGCTCGCCGAGACCGATTATCCCTCCTTCGACATCGAGGGTACCAACCGGACCTTCATGGAATGGGAACATCACAAGGCCCACAACATCATGGGCTTCCGCGACCATGCCTACCGGTCGCTCATGACCGGCAACATGTCGCCGAAGCATCATACGCCGTGGGTCGAGGCGCTGGACGATTCCATGGAGGAATATCTGCGCAACTGA